Below is a window of Nitrospirota bacterium DNA.
TGGGATAAATAAAAGAGGACCAGTTTAACACTTCAACAATTAAACAATTCAACATGTTTCGAAGGGGAAAAATATGCCGCTTGATAAAGAGCTATTGGAAATTCTTGCATGCCCGAAATGTAAAGGACCGATCTATTTGAATCAATCAAAAGACGGGTTAATTTGCGATCACTGCAGGTTGAAGTATCCGATTAAAGAGGATATCCCTATCATGCTCATTGATGAAGCCATTA
It encodes the following:
- a CDS encoding Trm112 family protein, whose amino-acid sequence is MPLDKELLEILACPKCKGPIYLNQSKDGLICDHCRLKYPIKEDIPIMLIDEAIKL